Proteins co-encoded in one Fusarium musae strain F31 chromosome 3, whole genome shotgun sequence genomic window:
- the RCD1 gene encoding Cell differentiation protein rcd1 (BUSCO:EOG09263Q8J) — protein MMPAAHVYGHHQFNPQGGDSAWMHQQPGAHHAHTQQQQQQVAAAAAAAVQQQQQQQQQHFNRLAGAGQLPGHGQDADHSNVSEDNRRTMAFIADLLNENTREAALLELSKKREQVPELALILWHSFGVMTSLLQEIISVYTLLNPSQLTAAASNRVCNALALLQCVASHNDTRTLFLNGAYIVAQIQVSHGSQSIAHIPLFLYPFLNTTSKSRPFEYLRLTSLGVIGALVKNDSSEVINFLLTTEIIPLCLRIMETGSELSKTVAIFIVQKILLDDNGLNYICATYERFYAVGTVLSNMVAQLVESQTARLLKHVVRCFLRLSDNARAREALRQCLPEPLRDATFSSVLRDDAATKRCLAQLLINLSDNVADPNSGGVSSM, from the exons ATGATGCCAGCGGCGCACGTCTACGGACACCACCAATTCAACCCTCAGGGAGGAGACTCGGCATGGATGCACCAGCAGCCTGGCGCGCATCACGCCCAtacccagcagcaacaacaacaggtGGCCGCTGcagccgccgccgccgttcagcagcagcagcagcagcagcagcagcacttCAACCGTCTTGCTGGCGCGGGTCAACTCCCCGGCCACGGTCAGGATGCCGATCACAGCAATGTCTCGGAGGACAACCGGCGTACCATGGCCTTCATCGCcgatcttctcaacgagAACACTCGGGAGGCTGCTTTGTTGGAACTTAGTAAGAAGCGCGAACAGGTCCCTGAGTTGGCCCTCATATTGTGGCATTCATTCG GTGTCATGACCTCCCTCCTCCAAGAGATCATTTCAGTCTATACTCTTCTTAACCCATCTCAGCTTACTGCAGCTGCCTCGAACAGAGTGTGCAATGCTCTTGCCCTCCTCCAATGCGTAGCTTCTCACAATGATACAAGGACCCTGTTCCTCAATGGTGCGTATATCGTGGCTCAAATTCAGGTGTCACATGGCTCACAATCTATAGCACACATTCCTCTGTTCCTCTACCCCTTTCTTAACACCACTTCCAAATCTCGGCCTTTCGAGTACCTCCGGCTTACGAGCCTGGGTGTTATCGGTGCGCTCGTCAAGAATGACTCGTCCGAAGTCATCAACTTCCTCTTGACCACGGAGATTATTCCTCTCTGCTTGCGCATCATGGAGACAGGTTCGGAACTTAGCAAGACCGtagccatcttcatcgttcAGAAGATCCTTTTGGACGACAACGGCCTGAACTACATCTGTGCCACATACGAGCGTTTCTATGCTGTTGGTACGGTCCTCAGCAACATGGTTGCTCAACTTGTCGAGTCACAGACCGCTCGTCTCCTTAAGCACGTTGTCAGGTGCTTCCTTCG CTTGAGTGACAACGCTCGCGCTCGTGAGGCTCTGCGACAGTGCCTTCCTGAGCCACTCCGTGATGCCACTTTCTCGTCCGTTCTCCGTGATGACGCAGCGACTAAGCGATGCCTTGCCCAGCTGCTTATCAACCTATCGGACAACGTCGCGGATCCTAACTCTGGTGGTGTGTCCAGCATGTAA
- a CDS encoding hypothetical protein (EggNog:ENOG41) produces the protein MPPSANPPSNGAGNGTAPQQHGHADAPPRTSTSKHARSRTVIPTQSGKWMLGKTIGAGSMGKVKLARKEDGSEQVACKIIPRGSTDDGHQSRADKERADQSKEIRTAREAAISTLLNHPHICALHDVVRTNHHWYMLFEYVNGGQMLDYIISHGKLKEKQARKFSRQIASALDYLHRNSIVHRDLKIENILISKTGDIKIIDFGLSNLFAPRGHLKTFCGSLYFAAPELLQARAYTGPEVDVWSFGIVLYVLVCGKVPFDDQSMPALHAKIKRGLVDYPAWLSSECKHLLSRMLVTDPKQRATMQEVMTHPWMAKGFNGPPDNYLPIREPLTTPLEPEVILAMQGFNFGTPESINAQLTKIIESEEYQRAVKLYQREKELPLPAKDAEKRRPFGFDFYKRRNSGNSRDTLSAPSSEALQIGNDPMNAFSPLVSIYYLVKEKQDRDHADMVLPAAAQTRDKEKEKEKEREKEREKEREREREREREREKDREREKEREIREKEKAREAESMPEIAAPQAAHTNSAAYEMPGEKPTGGRSRPRARTHGEDDMPEVPKPPPAPPAEPRVEQLQKKEGTAAGILRRFSTRKRRDPERLDKDRSHPPVVQVHSPAEPSPLAPRKSFSIRRGRRDREDASDSQIRSASGQQHGELLSPPMSAGGSRENRRGGGLGRSTSVNSADLRRRKDPPATSGSDQSVANEDSSSTHRAHGHSRSVSLRAKSIGHARRESIQQRRMRREAAQEANVPEETDQELEQSGVSTDRLDDTELAKPVFLKGLFSVSTTSGKSVPAIRTDIKRVLRQLNVEYTEIKGGFNCRHSPSIDLNKVQDPPMSPGMTPGHKRRFSFGGLMRGDDRERERDEFRDSERPPTTPRTPGRSDRDRSFSNSETSFDSIPGRNGGPSRRIPGETSTQVQSDLGGSMVLEFEIFIVKVPLLSLHGIQFKRLTGNTWQYKSMADHILRELRL, from the exons ATGCCTCCTTCCGCCAACCCTCCCAGTAATGGCGCTGGCAATGGAACTGCTCCCCAGCAGCATGGCCATGCCGACGCGCCACCTCGAACTTCAACATCTAAACACGCGAGATCACGTACCGTTATCCCAACTCAATCTGGAAAATGGATGCTAGGCAAGACCATTGGCGCCGGCAGCATGGGCAAGGTTAAGCTCGCCCGAAAGGAGGATGGCAGCGAACAG GTCGCCTGCAAAATTATCCCTCGTGGCTCAACCGACGATGGCCACCAATCTCGTGCCGACAAGGAACGCGCCGATCAATCCAAGGAAATCCGAACTGCCCGCGAAGCGGCTATCAGCACCCTCCTGAATCACCCCCACATCTGCGCCCTTCACGATGTGGTTCGTACCAACCATCATTGGTATATGCTTTTCGAATACGTCAACGGCGGCCAGATGCTCGACTACATCATCTCGCATGGCAAGCTCAAAGAGAAGCAAGCCCGAAAGTTTAGTCGGCAGATCGCAAGTGCTCTGGATTATTTGCATAGAAATAGCATCGTCCACCGAGATCTCAAGATTGAGAACATCCTTATCAGCAAGACGGGCGACATCAAGATTATTGATTTTGGGCTAAGTAACCTCTTTGCTCCGCGCGGCCATCTCAAGACTTTTTGCGGCAGCTTATACTTTGCTGCTCCCGAACTGCTGCAGGCCAGAGCTTACACTGGTCCAGAAGTTGACGTATGGAGTTTTGGCATTGTTCTATATGTTTTGGTCTGTGGCAAGGTTCCATTCGATGACCAGAGCATGCCCGCGCTccatgccaagatcaagagaggCCTCGTCGATTATCCCGCATGGCTGTCAAGCG AGTGTAAACACCTTTTGTCCCGCATGCTGGTGACGGACCCCAAGCAGCGAGCGACAATGCAGGAGGTGATGACGCATCCATGGATggctaaaggctttaacgGCCCCCCCGATAACTACCTGCCCATTCGCGAACCGTTGACGACGCCACTCGAGCCAGAAGTCATTCTCGCTATGCAAGGCTTTAACTTTGGTACACCCGAAAGTATAAATGCACAACTTACCAAAATCATTGAATCAGAGGAGTATCAACGCGCTGTTAAGCTCTATCAACGAGAAAAGGAGCTCCCCCTTCCCGCCAAGGATGCCGAAAAGAGGAGACCATTCGGTTTCGACTTTTATAAGCGCAGGAATTCTGGTAATAGTCGCGATACTTTATCAGCTCCTAGCTCTGAGGCACTGCAGATCGGTAACGATCCTATGAACGCATTTAGTCCTCTTGTATCCATATACTACctcgtcaaggagaagcaggatCGTGACCATGCTGATATGGTTctgccagcagcagctcaaACACGTGacaaggagaaagagaaggaaaaggagagagaaaaggagagagagaaagagcgCGAGCGCGAGCGTGAACGTGAACGTGAACGTGAGAAGGACCgggagagagaaaaggagcGTGAGATCcgtgaaaaggagaaggcaaGGGAGGCAGAATCGATGCCCGAGATTGCGGCACCGCAAGCAGCCCACACCAACTCTGCCGCTTATGAAATGCCCGGCGAGAAACCTACTGGTGGACGAAGCAGACCTCGCGCGAGGACACATGGCGAAGACGACATGCCCGAGGTACCGAAGCCTCCTCCTGCACCACCCGCCGAGCCAAGAGTTGAGCAACTTCAAAAGAAGGAGGGCACCGCAGCTGGTATTTTGCGTAGGTTCAGTACACGCAAGCGTAGGGACCCTGAGCGTCTAGATAAAGACCGATCACATCCTCCTGTGGTGCAAGTCCATTCACCAGCTGAACCTTCTCCCTTGGCACCCCGCAAGAGCTTCAGTATCCGTCGTGGACGTCGCGATAGAGAGGATGCATCAGATTCACAAATCCGTTCCGCGAGTGGTCAGCAGCATGGTGAGCTCCTTAGCCCACCAATGTCTGCAGGCGGTTCAAGGGAAAACAGACGAGGAGGTGGCCTGGGGCGGTCGACTAGTGTCAATTCAGCTGACCTGAGACGGCGAAAAGACCCCCCAGCAACAAGTGGTTCTGATCAGAGTGTCGCAAATGAAGATTCCTCCAGCACACACCGTGCCCACGGTCACTCCCGGTCTGTGAGTCTGAGGGCCAAGTCTATTGGACATGCTAGGAGGGAGAGTATTCAGCAGCGTCGCATGAGAAGAGAGGCTGCTCAAGAGGCCAATGTGCCTGAAGAAACAGACCAAGAACTAGAGCAGAGTGGTGTATCCACAGACCGACTAGACGACACAGAACTTGCCAAGCCAGTGTTCCTGAAAGGACTTTTCAGCGTATCGACGACATCTGGCAAGTCCGTCCCTGCGATTCGAACCGATATCAAGCGAGTGTTGCGGCAGTTAAATGTGGAGTATACAGAGATCAAAGGCGGCTTTAACTGTCGCCATTCGCCCAGTATCGACCTGAACAAGGTGCAAGACCCTCCCATGAGTCCCGGCATGACACCAGGCCACAAGCGACGATTCAGTTTCGGCGGCCTTATGCGGGGAGACGATCGTGAGCGTGAGCGGGACGAGTTCCGCGACTCAGAACGACCTCCTACTACACCACGAACGCCAGGACGCTCTGATCGGGACCGCAGCTTTTCCAACTCCGAGACCTCATTCGACAGTATTCCTGGCAGGAATGGGGGTCCATCAAGGCGAATCCCTGGTGAAACGAGCACGCAAGTGCAAAGTGATCTCGGAGGAAGCATGGTGCTGGAGTTTGAGATTTTTATCGTAAAGGTCCCATTGCTCTCATTGCATGGCATTCAGTTCAAGCGATTGACAGGCAATACGTGGCAATACAAGAGCATGGCGGACCATATTCTTCGAGAGTTGAGGCTATAA